TTGTAAACTTGCTCATGCAAAATTAGTGTGCACAACTGGGATATTTGTTTTCTAATCCCCACAcctttaaaaatgacatttatgTCTGCTTTTTTGAACTGTGCTCAAACCCTctctttaatttaataattcttGCACAGAATTTATCTGCCAGCCAAACCAATTTATGAAGCTGAaacaacaaagaataaaaaattataCAAAAGCATGGTGCACCTGGAACCTGGACACTTGATTCCCACCTCTCccccctgattttttttttttgcttacaaGTAGAAAGagtgaataaaagaaaaaaaaatcgtGGTCACAaaattttgacattttaatCCTAAACATTACAGGGCAAATGGATGTTGGAACCTATTTCCATACACCATGCGTCAACTTTTTAATTCCCAACTGTGGTCAAATCCACTAAAATAAGAGTGTTTAACAAACTCTGGATTATGGAAATACATTTCTGGAATAAATGCTAGAAAAGCAACAATGGGAAAAGCCAACTGTCTCcataaatgtaaataaagtgGAACAATGTGTAGATTAgatactttttctgtttcttactcATAACCTGTCATTTCAGTGCATCATATGGTTCAACATAATGGTCCCCAATTTGGACAAACATCTAACTAGTGTCCATTGACTCCAAGTTAGTGGATGATGAATCTTTTTGGATACTTTCAAAGATGGCTGCCAGCTCAGGGTTAGAGCTTATCTGTGACTGGAATTCACTCATTAATGGACTCTTCTCTGCTTCTGGAATGGTTAGAAGCGCTGCTACTGCCCTCATAGCAGACCGTTTCAGTTCATCTTGCTTTTCAAACTCCTGTTTCACTGAATTTGCTTTTacctggggggaaaaaaaatatgtctgaAAGTTTTGTTTAACCCTCTCCTGTACACTCATCTTAAGAAATGTATCTTAATATATCTTACGAAGACCTATTTCCTACAATAATACCACCTTGCACAGCTTTCAAAATGGCATAAGctcttaaaaaggaaaaaaaaaaagggggggcaaAAAATGCCCTCCAAACACATACTTTTTAACAGGCCTTTTACCAGCAGTTTACAACTAAGACTGAAACTCAGACACTGCATGGTAAGCAGAAAAAGGTTGTAAGCTACTAAGTCAGTTACTAAATCAAAACAATTATAGCAGCCAATTTCTGGCTAGTAAGGTCAgtaaacaatattaaaaagatATTATCACAATACTTTCAGCTTCCAGAGAagagatatattttaaaagttgacCTTCATTAGAGTAACTGTTTAACCTCTGTTATAATTCTTAAATATGTTTCAGTGATACAAACATAAATTATCATTAAAAGCAGTCAAATTTCATGATGTGAAACATAACAAGTTACAGTAATGAAAAAGTAAGGTAAATCAGGCATTAAATGACTGTTACTGTATTCAGGCGGATCAAGACAAGAGCAGGAATGGAAGGTGACTAACTGTGCCAAGACACAAGAATCTTGTAATATAagtaaataaggaaaaatcCAAAGCAATCGGAATACAACTGCTTTAAGCTGCCTCCATCCTTAGTTACATAAATGCAACAATGTAACCATTAGAAGTCAGAAAAACTCTCACTATTCCAGTTTCACTATTTGTAATGAAATGAGACAAGCTGCCCAAGTGGCAGCTAGCTttttaaggaataaaaaaaaaaaaaggggggcatCATAGaaacacaatattttttaaaagaagctaaCAAGTCTACTCTTCTATCTgtaatttaaagacatttaataTATATGTAAGGGccaacattttttaattatgctGTTACAGCCTATGAACCACCACTCAGGAAATGCTGCAGCACCTAGgttctcagaaatatttttcataagtGAGTTCATTTATACCTCTATAagacaacataaaaaaaacaactaaaaattttttacatttaaaataatacctTAGTTGTACATGTAGCACGCAAAGGTTCAACAAGCCTATCCAacctctgcagcactgcactTGGACAAAGGGTAGACAATCTCACCAACATTAAAAAGGTCAGCATCTGGGTTGAGAGAAAACCAATTCAACAATCAGTTATGCTCATCACATATATGCAGATTTATTTCCTACAATGCTGTGTAACCTTTTCAACAGCAACATTTCAATGGAAATGGCAAATACAGCAAAGTACTCAAGGATACGAAGTAATATTTCTACCATACCAGTCTAtgcagcatttaaaatattttgacttatcgtcactgcttacacagagaaaaatgaCTGCTGACCTTGATATCATAGTGATCCTTTAGGCCATCTTCAACATGGTTTAAGAATTCAAATATATCTAGTCTATCCAAACAGCTATCCAAAAGAGTATACATGCActcaaaagctgcttttcttatgTCCAACCCATCGTCAACTGTGTGCTTAAATGGTCCCATTTCCACCTgtcagcaaagagaaaacaaagtcatGAAGCaatacatttagaaaaatacagaatctACTTATGTATTTCCAGCacagtttttcttaattaacATACCTCTCTGATTAATTCCTTTCTGACTTTTGTTTCATTGTAAAGATGAGGAAGCACAGTATCTAAGAGGTCTCTTATTAATGACGGTTTATTGTGTGCAGCCGAGTTAAATGTCACTAGGGCTACTCTCCTGACATTGAGATCTGGGTCCTCCAGTGTTTTCAGAAAATCACCTGCAATCACGTACAGAAATACATCAACTTCTGAGAATCTTTTTCATTTGATGCTTTAAAGATACCTTTGATCAGTTTTAACCTTTCAAAAGCACATATTTAGTGCAGGACTTATTTTGATGTAACACAGAACAATAGCTATTACTTTAGCTTGATTacacaaataattcaattaTAACCATATCAAAAGTATTATATAATTGAAATTATGTAATTCAGATATTGaaacagaaggaggaaaaacaccACCAAAATAAATGGCTATCTTTTAATGATATTccaactttttttaaaaggcatagcatgtaaattaatgaaaactatatttaatgcaatttttccttttctccattaAGGTCTCAGAGCATGCATTAGAAAAACCAATTTAAATTCTGCAGTTCAACAACTGGAGAACATCtcttaaagaaaatatcaatATAGTGATTTTTAACCTCTAAATTGGTATATACTGAGAATTCCTCAATTAGCAGAAGATAAGCCCATCCAGTATACATTAATGTAGCGACACCCCTCTCATCCCACCCCACTCTACCACACTCTCAATGCAGTTTCACTTTTGAACGTCTATCATTCTATAGCACAATGCCTGCAGGAATAGATGTTTTCCCCAATGATTGAGCAGTTCTCCTAGCACCTTCCAAGAAGAGTGAAATTTTTAATAGCAGGAAGACAAAGTGGTGTAAACAAAGTGATTTCTACACAGGGTAAAAAACAACTGGGTAACAAAAACTGAGATTTAAGTACAAAATGCCAATAGTTTTTTGGGGCTGGATAATCAGTATTTGCAGAAACCAAAGAGGCAAGGCTGCTTGCGTTGGTGGGACAGCAGGGTGAGAAAACTCATAAACCTAGTCAATTCTTTAATGTATTACTAGAAAATTTGAAGCTCAGTAACGAAAATAACACATAGGAATTGACACCACCTCCCCATAAATAAAAACACTGCTCTCTACAAAACTGTATGTTTTCAAAGATTAACCTTTTCCCCATATTAGTTCTAGCAGTATTCACAATTTTTACAATCTTTAAACCTGTAATCAAGCCACTACAAAACATTGACCATAGCACATTAAACAAATCTACAACACTTTGTCATTAAAAAATTCGAAAAACCACAGCATTGCAAAACTCTTCATCATTCTGATGTTGTACTCAAAACTCTAATTACCTTATtcctgtaaaaatacacacaattTCAGATCACAAAGCACTATGGAATCCTAAGGACCTAAATTTACAATTTGCCACCTGGTAATACTCAAAATTCATGTGTccatacatattttaaatgactgaaTGTTAAATGTTTCCAAGACCACCCTTCCAGGTAGACAGTAACTTACCTCATCAAACtgataaaatacagcaaaagcacggggaaagaaaaccagcttttgGGTACCATCTTCCTAAAAGCCCTAACTCCTTGCATACTTAACCCATCACAGCTTCAATACATCCTATTTTTATAACAACATTTATTACTCAGAAATCAAACAAGCCAGAATTAACAGAAATAGCTGGCTCATATGGGAACACCTTATAACTGTTCCAACAGTTACCATTAGTAGCTAATTCCAGTACCtgtaaaatcttattttctgaaaacacaacAACCATTTTTCAGTGCAATTCTATTGCTTAAAAATGTAGAATCTGACACTAAAGAGAGAATTTACCTATGCAGTTTTTCAAAAGTGGGTCTATGGGTTGTGGATGATCAGAAATAGTGAACTTGACAGCAGTAACCACCGAACTTCGAGCATACGAAGACCCTAAGATGAAACAGAAGTGTAAATATGTAACATTAAAGCCGTGCGACTACAGAATTTAATGTTCGATTCCATTCTTTTTAAGCTTCTAATACTCTTTAGAACACTAAAAACAAAAGGTTACTTATTACTAGCAATGAACTACCAGCAATGCAATATGTTTCTCCATAAATGTATTAGTGTCTCGttttaaaaaggggaaagagagaccATAACTTTcgtaataaaaatataacattaTCGACTACATAAAATTCAAGTAATGAGCCTATTAGGGAAGATCTTTTTAATTCACCACATTGGCCCTCTTTAAGAAAGAAGACATGCCAACATTCTTCATGAGATTGATTAATGAATTATGATCCTTCCTAAAGCTTAATTTCagaattgttttctgaaaaataggAATACTGTCATTTACACCAAAACATCAACACACTGCAACTGGTTTATCAATTAGTGCTGTCCCTTCCTCACCCATGCCCCTTCCCCTTTAACTTTATAACTCTTAGTTAAATACATCATTAATTGAAATCCTGCAGTCTGAAAACAGGACATAAAACTCATTCAAGTAATCTATAACTAACTTCTAGTAAAAATGGAACCATCTAAGCCTTACGTTGTTGGgagcaaaaagaaagcaaaacttgaATAGTCACACAAAACTTCAGCAAATTATTTGCAAAACTAGATCAATTTATTGTTAGATAGCATAAGGCCATTTGCTACAATACGTACATGAGTTACTGCTACTAACCTGATGCCAAGTACCCTTTGAGTCGTGGAAGCAGAGTCTCGGGGTCTATTAATGTAAGTTTGCCCAAGCATTCAGCAACAACATTCCTCGTACCCTCTTCTGCACATTCACAGTGTTTCAGGAGTAAGGCCCAGATGTTCTCAACATATGGTTTGAGACCAAGGACTGATGCGGAgctaattatttctttcaaggAATGAAGAAGAAGGTATTGCCTCTTAGGTTGACTGGTTATTTCTTGTAAGACAAATGGAAGATACTCAGGAAGATTGCCAACACTAATACTGCCTAATGCATAAGATGCCGCTGATTTGACTTCTTCACTAGGAGAAGAGAATGCTTCTAGTATTACAGACTTCAGCTCAATTTGTCCACTTAAATCAATGTGATGCCCAACTTCCCCAAGAGAGAGCAAAGCCAAAAGCCGAATGGAATCTGTAGACCTTGAGTTCTTGACATCTTGAATGAACTGACCTACAACAGCTGGTCCTTCCTTAGGGCAGGCTCGAGTAAGGGCAGCAACACATTTGGCAATGGAATAGTAAGACTGCTTGTGAGTAAGTGCTGTGCTCTGAGAGTATACTGGACCCGTCAACATGCGCAGTAAATCCATATAGCCTAAATTATTTGTACCAGTCACAACCAAAGCCTGGAAAAATTCTAGCATGGCACTAAGTGCTCCACCCTGAAGTAGAGGTGATCTCACCAGCCCAATAAGTTCATTGAGAATGGACCCACTAATCTTTGACAGGGAGGAAGGATATACTTTAGCCAGTGTTGTCAGAAAACTTATGGCCATCTGTGATACATGCATATCACTTTCACTAATCAGAGGTGGAAGCTCATCCAGAACAGCATCAATCATGGCAGCTGTCAAGCTATCACTgtaattcttaattaaaatatctAGAGCAGAAAGAGTGCCCAGTTTCAAAGCTCGCTGGTTCTTTCtcaaaaaagaagcaagaataGGAACTCCTTCCCCAAGGATTGGTCTCAAATCTATCTTCAAAGGAGAACCAGCAATCAATGTCATGGCCTTCACTGTAGTTAACCGAGTGATCTCATTCTTCAGTCTCTCTAGGAATATCTGAAGTGTACTAGGCAGGTCTGTGCCTAGGCTGTCACCAAGGCTACAAATTATTTGACCCATGCAAGATATTGCCCTTTCTTTCACCtcctgatcaatgtcagcagcCTTTAATCTCTTGATTGTACAAGTAAACAAATCTTTGATGTAAGGAGCAGCATCAAAGGAAGAAGGCTGGTCTAAAGGACGAATGACTTTCACAAGTTGTTGAGTAACCAAGAGCGCCTCTGATGTTATCTTGTAAAATGGGTCTCCAACGCAAGCTACAACTGGAGGTACCAGTGCTTGAACATGAGGATGAAAGACTTGCGGAGAATGATTGCAGAGGATCACATACAAACAGGACAAAGCATCTATCTTCAGGTTAGAAGAACTTGATTTGtcattcagtgaaaaaataatgcctgaaaggaaaaaaaaagaaaaacgcatttttaggttAGGTATTTACATTCTGCTagaacacttcaaaatttctgaAGGCAGGCAGATATACTCAATTTATGTTTTCCTGCTCCTAGCATTTCTTGAATGCTTACAAGCCTTTCACCATTTTATTCAGTGAGTTTTTAAGCTTCCTCTACACAAAGCACATCAGCATTTTGAAGGTTTGtgaagtattttcttcattataatGCGATTCTGAACCTGTAGCTTTTCCAAACTTACTTTTCCTTGTTACTTCAAAACACCCAAAAGCTAAAATAAGGACATTATTTCACTCTGTTGCGATGAAAAAGAAAGTAGTTTGATCTTGCAATTAACAACcaaattaacttttattttagaaataaagaaaaaaatatctcaatATCAGAATCAGCCTTTGTTCTCAAGATTAATGGAAATATGTcactaaaatatttatacagatCCACACAGCATCGGATTTTGccaatttctttaaaaagaagcaatGCTTCAAAGCTTTTGCAAAAAGCACAGTCAGGATTTAAAGAGTTTGAAACTTCACATCCAATTTACTAATAAATTTTTAAGTtaacaatacattttttctCGTACCTGGTACAAGTACAGGAACATGTTGCGTTAGCGCTCCAGGTAGTACATTTACTAGCTCAGTCAACATGTTGAAGCAACACTGACGAGTCTTCACACTTTTCTCCTTCATCTGTTTGTGCAAGGCTTTGACTATGTTTGGGACCTGTAATCATCATATATCTGTCAATTGATTCAATATCAGACATTTCTGACAATATCTGACAAGATGACATTGATCACTGGGGGATGTAAAAAAAGATGTATTCCCTACTCCTCTATTTCCAGCTTCTCTACAGAACCAGAAAAGTCATAACCACTGGGAACTGAAGATTTGAGAGAACAGCTAtccaaaaaaaagttaatttaaaagcaaaactagaTTTGCATTAATAAAACTGTAGAGAGCAACAATTGAAACCCCCACACAAATAATTTACttagaaaaagattttcaaCACTGTCCTTTCTATTCTGCAAATAAAATACTTGTAGCAAATTAAGTTTTATCATGATCATTAGAGCTTATGTCTGCATTACAGAATGCACAAAACAACAACTTCGCTTTGGTAATTTGGCTGAACTACACAGGACACACAAATATACAAGTTATGGTAAACAAGTGAAGTCAGATAAGCACATTTGCATGAGTTGGTAATTTCAGTTTCTAAGACTGCTGTAGTTTTCCAGGCTAGTTTACCTGGTTTGCTCTCTATGATAACACTACAGTAATAAACTGTAAACTGTGTATGAAGAggaaggtgttcctgctcatggcaggagggctggaactagatgatcttcaaggtcccttccaacccaaaccattccacgattctatgatacgGCATATGTCAAGGACTACCCTTGGGAACACGGCACAACTTCAGTGTGTCTACTCAGAGGTAACAAAAATCTTGACAAATAACCTGACTCTGAAGCATTGTCAAAGGTGTCTCTCCTTGTTCCATTGCATCAGGATCACAAAGCCAACTTTGCACAGGTcgagtttgttttaaaagagaaagatatGCATGAAAAACATCTGCTTTAACATTCTCTTCACGTTCTTTGAATCTCGCTATTAACGCAGGAGATACAGTTTTGTAGAATTCTGGAAGCATTTCGTGTCTTGTGCTAACCACAGCATCCAGACATTTAGCAGCTGCACGCCTCACTTTCCAGCTCATGTCATCATCATCACTATATTCATCATCACTcccttgaaaaaataaattatgcataTGTTCAAATCTAGACAATCAAAGcatcaagttttattttaaacaattaatACAGACACACTTGGATTCTTTGTGTAAGGCACACCAAAGAAATAGGTTCAGAAGTATGTTAAAAATCATACATAAAAAGCCTTCTAAACTGTCTAAACCATAAGGCTAATTATTCTCTCTgccaatttttttcattatagtCTTTCACATGTATTAATTTAAACTGCAAACAGGACAAGGTGGTTCTCATCACTTACAGCCCAACTACTGATTTAAAGCATATTTCTCTTTATTCGTGACATAAGTGATATTGCAACACCAATTACTAGCTGATTAAGCCtcaaattattctgtttgtttctttctaggAGTAAATCAAACCATACTCTGCCTCCAAAAATGACAACTAAATAAACCATACAATAAGTAATACAAACTGACTTTTTAAGTACCAAAGCAACAACTATGCAGCTCCTTCattcttaaagaaaagcaaatgctaTGCCCTGGGTTCCGATAACTTACTGTCCAAGTTCTCATAAAGCTTACGTATGGCCAGGTATTGCCACCATATTAACAATAATTACCTTATGCCTTTCAGTCTAAAAGATTTTTATCCTACATGAAAATATAGATTATTTTGCCATTTTCGATCTATTCTGATTTTATGCATTAGGTAACAATACATTACAGTGGAAAGTAGTGAGAAGCCTTTACCATGCTGACTATGTATTTTCAATTCATTAATTGATGCTCTTCTCACTTTAGTTAGATCATCCTACATGCTTCTGCCCTTttctttcaagtattttaaaatatttgccttgtACTTTATGTTCATCCTTGGAATTATTCATCTTCAGCAACAACACCCTATACTTTTATTCCAAGAGGTGAATTCATAAGGtgtgtttaaaaacagaaggTCATTTAAATGCTTGTACTTAGCAATACCACCCATATGAATTTTTTCACATGAGTGTGAGTTCACaagctcttctcctcctccaaatCAAAAAGAGAATATACCTtgatcatcatcatcaccaccatcagCATCCATTGcattttcatcttcatcttcatcatcatAATTGTAATTAGGATCATAGGTAAGATACTTAAGACAAATGTTTATAATAGTAGAAACGTGAGGATAAACTTCTTTAGGACATCTGTATAACACAAAAATACAATTAACGTCAAATGACtttgaagaattaaaatatttctaaaagacTTCATGCCACATACTGTACTTTGGAGACATTACCCAAACCAAGTACCATCAATGCAGACATCTCCAttacagaaaatcagaaaagaaattcagaaagggCAATGTAACCAGATCTGCTAGATCGGGAGGTTGAAGAGGACCAAGATATGCCTTTGGATATCAATTTTTGTTGTCATCACTACTGGACAATAAATATTATTAGACTACTCCCTCCCCACCACTGCCGTCTACATAAGTACCAATGGCACAGTTCCTAAAACACAGATATAACAAACCGGTTAAGAGTAAGGTGCAAGACAGAGCTATAGGAAcatttccaactcaaaccttgCAAAAATACTTTCTATCAAGGGGACTGTCTCTTGACAGCTAACAACCAAATGCCATGCTGTTAGATCTGAAGAAAGCCTGAAATAGGTATCCAGGAATAACTTACCTCCTAACAAATGATTCAAAGGCTTGAATGCAATACTCTCTTAGTTCATCATCATCTACATTACAAAACTTTACAAccaaaggaattattttctcaAGATATTCACCtggtaagaggaaaaaaaattagcaaagtAATTACTCTCATCtaaaaactttttaaattgCAGTAATTTATATGATTTTCTTACCTATTCTATGACCTGCTTGCCTACTGATAGCAGCAATACACTGTATATAGGTCCTAGTTGTTGACATGGAATCATTTTTAGACAGCTCTGTCAACAGATGTTCAATGAGGTCAACAAAAACCATATTGCCACAACTCATAACCAGGTGACCAAGAGCAATGATGGTTCTTTTCCTCACAGCAAGTCTGGGGCTAGTCAGCTGGGGGAGCAGACAGGTCAGAATTGAAGGATGGAAGTTAACAAGCAGTCCTCCTTGCCTtaaaacagacaaaacacaAACTCAAACCAATTGAACCTAGATATCTTTGTGCACATACTGTACAATAATTCCCTTAAATATTCCCAAAACATCACAAATATTCCAGTTAAGTCTTTAAATATtaggtttttaaatttttaaaaacaataaatgagTTTAAAATATACCAAAGctataaacattaaaataagcTTAAAATTCCAGTTCACAAAGATTAAATCATGAATTGATCTATCAATCAACTTATCTTCAAtacattaattcttttttttttttcctaaatgaacTCTCACTTGTACCAAATAACATATTATTTCACATAACTTgaagtaatttaaatttaacATGCGGAAAGTTAAAGTTCAAGCTTTAAGGAGTATTTATGAGCATTCACCAGTGTTTTGGAAGAGGGATGTTTACCTGCTCAGCATATCAGCCATGATATCCAATGCCTCTAGTTGAACAGACACATCCTCCTGCTTGGCTATAGCACTAGTGAGACGCCCTGTGATCTTTTTGCAAACATTAGCTGCTAAAGCAGAACCTGAAAGTAGAACATTTTCATACTTAAAAAGAATACAGCTTTTAACACCAGAGATCATGTTTGTGACTATGGAAAGCAGCCTGATCTCAACATAAAGAAGCTTTTCCCACCCAACAAAACAAGCTAGAACAGCTAGTTCATTTGTGAAGTTAATATATGCTCTGCACTACAGCTGAAAGACTATCTAGAAGCACACTCAGAAGGAGGGCTTCTTAATTGTCCCATAAGGCAGATACAACAGAAAGGACACTGCTTTTGACAGGGCAAGCAATGGAAAGTGAAGGCCAAAACAAGCCTAGAGAAATAAATGCAAGgtatatatgtaaaaataaaggaataataaaaaaggtAATGGGAAGCACAGATGATAAGAGCCCGCTCTAAGTAACAGCTGTATAACAAAATAGTAAAATGAATTCTTTTGCTCAAGAAGCTACTTGGACAGTAAGTATCTGAAATGCTGAAACatttaagaggaaaaatgtatacccaaagtattttaaaaattcaagtaAAAAACATCTTTACCACAGCTTCATACTTCCCCCTTCCCTCAACAGTCTGATGTTGTTTGGGGTATTTGTGAGAAAAGAAACTCATGTCACAGTAACAGCTACCCAACGGCTACCACTCATCTTCATTTGCATAAAATTTTTTTAACCACATTCTGGGAATTTagacatgaaataaatattattccAACCTATATAAAAAATagtttatatatatttgtggCTTATTCTTAACTCTATGACTAAAGCTAAGCATAACAATTGGACAGTCAAATGGGTTACCACAGAGGCTAAGAAAAAAGACAACCTGTGTTTGAGTTGAGAGCAAGAAATAACATCTAGGTTCCTTTTGTATTAAGAATACTAGTTATATTGAAAGATTTTGCTATATTTGTTTGAACTTTATTTCCACCccaaaatcttgttttcttttgtgtagacaaacagaagaataaaagtTTAAATTGATTTACTTAAAActagttatttatttaaagtttaCACATCTCGCTACTGCTTGATAAGAGCAAGACTTACATGTGGACTTTCAATAAAGGAtgttaaaatcagatttttttttttaaattaagaaactTCAGTCTTTAAGGACTGCACTTACAAAGACTTTTTAATCAGTTTTCTATTCTCATTCATATCCTACACTACAATACCCGAAAAGCATTTGAATAAAAAAGTAACACCATTAGCTGATGAGCTGTTCATCATAATGACCTCTTTTGAAGGAAAGActgctttcatttaaaactgCCAGCAATCACTACAAACACAAGCTACTTTCCAAAATGCTTACCAGAAACTGAGACAAGAAATCAGATCATTAAAAATACCCAAGTTAtaatcaatttaaaaatatattatcaaTCAAAAATTAAGATGAGATTTAGCTGTTACTACAGCTGAGAAAAGTTCCACTACAGAATTAAAATTGGAGCTTTACACTTAATTTGTTATACCAAAGTTTATATACTCTAAGTTTGTTTTTCACACTAACGCAATtctgcaataaaaaataatttgaaactaGTGAAATCTGGAAATAGAGTCAGAGAAGAAGGAACTAAAAGGATGTGTGCCATAAACTTTTCCTGTGACAGAAATTAGTCCAATGTTAAATGAACCGAATCCTCTTCACAGGCccaactttttaattttttaattagtagTGAAACCATAAAACTAGGTAGTCTTGAGTACAAAACGCCTTACCACTGGAAGCTGGGGGGAGTTCTCCAATCACAGTTTTAAGGCCAATGCTTGAAATGTCACGTAACTGTTCTTTATCTGAAAGCATGTTCGTACAGAGGGTATCTACAATGGTCTCCACTTGATACTCCTTCACTTTACTCACCAAAGGGCCAAGGCTGTATAAACAGGAGAAAAGTATTAAATCCACAACCTTAAATAAAACTCCTCATTTTACTTCAGTATTTTGCATTCAAGTCACAAACCAGAGGTTGGTTTTGGTAGCATTATAAAGCATAATGGTAAAATCTGAAAAAACTTCAACTGATTCGTTTGATAACCCATCTCCATGAACCTATTAACAAAATACTGGCCTAGTACATGTTTTTTATCTGCTGGTAGAAACCTTTTTTGCATTACTATTCTGCTTCAGTCTTAAAACCCGA
This genomic window from Phaenicophaeus curvirostris isolate KB17595 chromosome 1, BPBGC_Pcur_1.0, whole genome shotgun sequence contains:
- the CAND1 gene encoding cullin-associated NEDD8-dissociated protein 1, translated to MASASYHISNLLEKMTSSDKDFRFMATNDLMTELQKDSIKLDDDSERKVVKMILKLLEDKNGEVQNLAVKCLGPLVSKVKEYQVETIVDTLCTNMLSDKEQLRDISSIGLKTVIGELPPASSGSALAANVCKKITGRLTSAIAKQEDVSVQLEALDIMADMLSRQGGLLVNFHPSILTCLLPQLTSPRLAVRKRTIIALGHLVMSCGNMVFVDLIEHLLTELSKNDSMSTTRTYIQCIAAISRQAGHRIGEYLEKIIPLVVKFCNVDDDELREYCIQAFESFVRRCPKEVYPHVSTIINICLKYLTYDPNYNYDDEDEDENAMDADGGDDDDQGSDDEYSDDDDMSWKVRRAAAKCLDAVVSTRHEMLPEFYKTVSPALIARFKEREENVKADVFHAYLSLLKQTRPVQSWLCDPDAMEQGETPLTMLQSQVPNIVKALHKQMKEKSVKTRQCCFNMLTELVNVLPGALTQHVPVLVPGIIFSLNDKSSSSNLKIDALSCLYVILCNHSPQVFHPHVQALVPPVVACVGDPFYKITSEALLVTQQLVKVIRPLDQPSSFDAAPYIKDLFTCTIKRLKAADIDQEVKERAISCMGQIICSLGDSLGTDLPSTLQIFLERLKNEITRLTTVKAMTLIAGSPLKIDLRPILGEGVPILASFLRKNQRALKLGTLSALDILIKNYSDSLTAAMIDAVLDELPPLISESDMHVSQMAISFLTTLAKVYPSSLSKISGSILNELIGLVRSPLLQGGALSAMLEFFQALVVTGTNNLGYMDLLRMLTGPVYSQSTALTHKQSYYSIAKCVAALTRACPKEGPAVVGQFIQDVKNSRSTDSIRLLALLSLGEVGHHIDLSGQIELKSVILEAFSSPSEEVKSAASYALGSISVGNLPEYLPFVLQEITSQPKRQYLLLHSLKEIISSASVLGLKPYVENIWALLLKHCECAEEGTRNVVAECLGKLTLIDPETLLPRLKGYLASGSSYARSSVVTAVKFTISDHPQPIDPLLKNCIGDFLKTLEDPDLNVRRVALVTFNSAAHNKPSLIRDLLDTVLPHLYNETKVRKELIREVEMGPFKHTVDDGLDIRKAAFECMYTLLDSCLDRLDIFEFLNHVEDGLKDHYDIKMLTFLMLVRLSTLCPSAVLQRLDRLVEPLRATCTTKVKANSVKQEFEKQDELKRSAMRAVAALLTIPEAEKSPLMSEFQSQISSNPELAAIFESIQKDSSSTNLESMDTS